The proteins below come from a single Macrobrachium nipponense isolate FS-2020 chromosome 17, ASM1510439v2, whole genome shotgun sequence genomic window:
- the LOC135196166 gene encoding mucin-2-like has product MPSNLQRLAAVCCTLCICATALQQHSSYRLVVGDGGYARILKPAPSISDLTLAAWVNITQFPYGVAPILTAVSPEADSQVAFFLRHDGLGILWGGPPPVQPYQMDQVDRHPRTQWTAVQQNPQKRQRRDAVDYSGGLGDIENIMADSRKGRSFDTWSPYSFVDVDTMGVADLEASPSGLNADLHLLPTRDGFSRSESYNDWTVVPYELTMQESDPYDLHLKEPEPRIITEPSGDDDFVLFNWNVPQQPKPSIPQSPNEWSPMWQLNKEPKDVAGQEEIKHSTTEKITWDNNAGWSSQVTEVKLGPNHWNPYGIRGTSFSSQSPIHQASTTTTTLRPTTTTHRKTTIWPTRTTTSQPITRPSESRLSIQRLTPRTTTQFPTTTTPNPPHSIHYETHQLKPSSQNTPGFTTTRRPHTREPNKPRQSPSLSRQSTRMPLWKLINQPNSHQSSSHPDSETTTLPPTTTTPTQSTQTTTTIKTTSTTQKPIRTSTTRKSLPQTTLSRTTTLRPRAASAIRFTSPQGESTEKPQVSGLKSKVSIWSTAEDILKHKEQNHSEKWSDKTYGNANNVNKQKAVQIRPHHIEEFKRAMEGLPAIKDGNTAVVYSVPITNVDAFNAMYEHYQSQLAPEPPKTTKAPTIVREETLVVHEEETNENQLGENNLHFRNTIPFGFSNEQEDTFEETVAPAIITEEKAVLLPTEEPLPPTPSRSDIPIKDDDESSPTKPHNDIPVVQYVQPTRKYVGVIEEAASKLSPSVIKFTEENAQHFHKQQTIAVAKEEQDNLDAHEIISEKPTTMSLSTILPPETTTEINKKSVVTSTLPDISEPVTAKTSQHNSGYRPTIPPITDFSIKTAGTDKPLIIQEFNPSLQEKHELPISAKPTTEATTTTTTAATTQGTLHFKTNAHSSPPKNQSSESDIPLQSNNFAVFHISEDDIPYYPEERVPPAEEVFSVDEIYPEGILATQDETQPVSHYQEPTHLYHQQLPPEYKYEAAPHPIAYEGPINQTPDPKTDESDNTQYSADPQTLLEQGLLPQPVHYVDSREEADKWMQNQYEQESQVEERIFAVDSSDTVNTVTDVPIPDPESPYPAGGNFHFRKLPFEFLENQWYHIVFTWSSKDHQVGVYINGELAGTLTNVLSGKNVLEGGGLTILGQTLLPDLTDFDPTSQFIGEMSDINLWGQRFGPDAVRAMYQCRTDISISPVLNWQQLSMRFYSDVTTHENNLLCGA; this is encoded by the coding sequence GTTGGCAGCAGTGTGTTGCACCCTGTGCATTTGTGCTACAGCTTTGCAGCAACATTCATCATATCGATTAGTTGTTGGAGATGGAGGTTACGCTCGTATTCTGAAACCAGCACCTTCTATTTCTGACCTTACTTTGGCTGCTTGGGTAAACATTACACAGTTCCCATATGGAGTTGCACCTATTCTAACAGCTGTATCACCAGAAGCTGACAGCCAAGTGGCTTTTTTCCTCAGACATGATGGCCTGGGAATACTCTGGGGAGGGCCACCTCCCGTTCAACCATACCAAATGGACCAAGTAGATCGCCATCCACGAACACAGTGGACTGCAGTACAGCAAAACCCGCAAAAAAGGCAACGAAGAGATGCAGTTGATTACAGTGGTGGACTTGGAGACATAGAAAATATCATGGCAGACTCACGCAAAGGTCGCTCCTTTGACACTTGGTCACCATACAGTTTTGTTGATGTGGATACAATGGGTGTGGCAGACCTAGAGGCTTCTCCATCTGGGCTGAATGCTGACCTTCATCTCCTTCCAACTCGAGATGGCTTCTCGAGATCAGAATCTTACAATGATTGGACAGTTGTTCCCTATGAACTAACTATGCAAGAAAGTGACCCATATGACCTGCACTTAAAAGAACCAGAACCAAGAATAATCACAGAGCCTTCAGGTGATGATGATTTCGTCCTCTTCAACTGGAATGTACCTCAACAACCAAAGCCCTCAATACCACAGTCACCAAATGAGTGGTCACCAATGTGGCAACTAAACAAAGAACCCAAAGATGTGGCCGGtcaagaagaaataaaacattcaaCAACTGAGAAAATTACTTGGGATAATAATGCTGGGTGGTCTTCACAAGTGACTGAGGTCAAATTGGGACCCAACCACTGGAATCCTTATGGAATAAGGGGAACATCCTTCTCAAGCCAAAGCCCAATACATCAAGcttcaacaactacaacaacacttCGACCTACTACCACTACACATAGAAAAACGACAATTTGGCCAACAAGGACAACTACATCTCAACCAATAACTAGGCCAAGTGAATCACGTCTCTCAATACAAAGACTAACACCAAGGACGACAACACAGTTCCCAACAACCACCACTCCAAATCCTCCTCATTCAATTCACTATGAGACACACCAGCTTAAGCCCAGCTCACAAAACACACCAGGATTTACCACCACAAGGAGACCACATACCCGAGAGCCAAACAAACCACGTCAATCCCCTTCACTATCCAGACAATCAACACGTATGCCTCTGTGGAAACTCATAAACCAACCAAATTCTCATCAATCTTCATCTCATCCTGACAGTGAAACAACTACATTACCACCTACAACCACAACACCTACACAATCAACACAAACAACTACTACAATAAAAACCACCTCAACAACACAGAAACCAATAAGAACTTCAACCACAAGGAAAAGCCTGCCACAAACCACACTCTCAAGAACAACTACTTTAAGACCAAGAGCTGCTTCAGCTATTCGTTTTACATCACCACAGGGTGAATCAACTGAAAAGCCTCAGGTATCAGGACTAAAATCAAAAGTATCCATTTGGTCAACAGCTGAAGATATTCTTAAACATAAGGAGCAAAATCATAGTGAAAAATGGAGTGACAAAACATATGGAAATGCAAATAATGTGAATAAGCAAAAAGCAGTACAAATCAGACCTCATCACATAGAAGAATTCAAACGTGCAATGGAAGGGCTCCCTGCAATCAAAGATGGAAATACAGCTGTTGTCTACTCAGTACCAATCACAAATGTTGATGCGTTTAATGCCATGTATGAACATTACCAATCCCAATTAGCACCAGAACCACCTAAAACAACAAAGGCTCCCACTATCGTCAGAGAAGAAACTCTAGTGGTCCATGAAGaggagacaaatgaaaatcaactGGGAGAAAATAATCTGCATTTTAGAAATACCATTCCTTTTGGATTCTCAAATGAGCAAGAGGATACCTTTGAGGAGACGGTAGCTCCTGCCATTATAACAGAGGAGAAAGCTGTACTACTTCCAACTGAGGAGCCACTACCTCCTACTCCTTCAAGAAGTGATATACCTATcaaagatgatgatgaatcaTCCCCAACTAAACCACATAATGATATACCTGTTGTACAGTATGTTCAGCCAACTAGAAAATATGTGGGAGTAATTGAAGAGGCAGCTAGCAAACTTTCCCCTTCTGTCATCAAATTTACAGAGGAGAATGCTCAGCATTTCCATAAACAGCAAACCATTGCAGTTGCTAAAGAAGAACAAGATAATCTAGATGCACATGAAATTATCTCTGAAAAACCTACAACAATGTCATTAAGTACTATTCTACCACCTGAAACAACCACTGAAATCAACAAGAAAAGTGTTGTTACTAGCACTTTACCAGATATTTCAGAACCAGTAACAGCTAAAACTTCTCAACACAATTCAGGATACAGACCTACTATTCCACCAATTACAGATTTCTCAATAAAAACTGCAGGAACAGACAAACCTCTAATAATACAAGAATTTAATCCATCTTTGCAAGAAAAACATGAACTGCCAATATCTGCAAAACCCACAACAGAAgcaaccactactactactactgctgctactacacAAGGAACACTTCACTTCAAAACTAATGCTCATTCTAGCCCACCAAAAAATCAGTCATCTGAAAGCGATATCCCACTACAATCTAATAATTTTGCAGTATTTCATATAAGTGAAGATGATATTCCCTATTATCCAGAAGAAAGGGTGCCACCAGCTGAAGAAGTGTTCTCTGTTGATGAGATATACCCTGAAGGAATTCTAGCAACACAAGACGAGACCCAACCTGTTTCCCATTACCAAGAACCTACTCATCTCTATCATCAGCAACTGCCACCAGAGTATAAATATGAAGCTGCACCTCACCCAATTGCTTATGAAGGTCCCATTAACCAAACACCAGACCCCAAAACAGATGAATCTGACAACACACAATATAGTGCTGACCCACAAACTTTATTAGAGCAAGGATTGTTGCCCCAACCAGTGCATTATGTAGATTCACGAGAGGAAGCTGACAAATGGATGCAAAATCAATATGAGCAGGAGTCCCAAGTTGAAGAACGTATCTTTGCTGTTGATTCTAGTGATACAGTAAATACTGTAACAGATGTACCTATTCCTGACCCTGAAAGCCCCTATCCCGCTGGTGGTAACTTCCACTTTAGAAAACTGCCTTTTGAATTTCTGGAAAATCAGTGGTACCATATTGTCTTCACTTGGAGTAGTAAGGATCACCAAGTTGGAGTTTATATTAATGGAGAACTTGCAGGGACACTGACGAATGTCctttctggtaaaaatgttcttgaaGGTGGTGGATTAACAATCCTGGGTCAAACTCTCTTACCTGACCTGACTGACTTTGACCCTACTTCACAGTTCATAGGTGAAATGAGTGACATAAACTTATGGGGACAACGTTTCGGACCTGATGCAGTCAGAGCAATGTATCAATGTAGAACGGATATTTCAATTTCCCCAGTCTTAAATTGGCAACAGCTTTCTATGCGGTTTTACAGTGACGTTACCACTCATGAAAATAACCTTTTATGTGGAGCATGA